One stretch of Streptomyces zhihengii DNA includes these proteins:
- a CDS encoding GNAT family N-acetyltransferase has translation MNDAPHSPAYTVRPAAPADVEGARRLMLDTFYREFGYGYVPAWHRDVLDITGTYLENPRHLLLVAVHGEEVVATTGIRAGGPQHPPHPRWLADRYPPATTAQLVRVYVRPEHRRHGLARTLVRRACDFAASVPGYDCVYLHTNTEAEGAEAFWRSTAKEIFDARPTGEHGPGVATVHFEIPMPR, from the coding sequence ATGAACGACGCCCCGCACAGCCCCGCGTACACCGTGCGGCCCGCCGCACCCGCCGACGTGGAAGGCGCGCGTCGCCTCATGCTCGACACCTTCTACCGGGAGTTCGGCTACGGATACGTGCCCGCGTGGCACCGCGACGTCCTCGACATCACCGGCACCTACCTCGAGAACCCCCGGCACCTGCTCCTGGTGGCCGTGCACGGCGAGGAGGTCGTCGCCACCACGGGCATCCGCGCGGGCGGCCCGCAGCACCCGCCGCACCCCCGCTGGCTGGCCGACCGCTACCCGCCGGCGACGACGGCCCAGCTCGTGCGGGTGTACGTGCGCCCGGAGCACCGCCGCCACGGCCTGGCGCGCACCCTGGTCCGGCGGGCCTGCGACTTCGCCGCGTCGGTCCCCGGGTACGACTGCGTCTACCTGCACACCAACACCGAGGCCGAGGGCGCCGAAGCCTTCTGGCGGAGCACGGCCAAGGAGATCTTCGACGCCCGCCCGACCGGCGAACACGGCCCCGGGGTCGCCACCGTGCACTTCGAGATCCCCATGCCGCGCTGA
- a CDS encoding Rossmann-like domain-containing protein, which yields MSAAGTAGAAGSVGAASYADLVERVLRGEFGPDPRERRVSVAFTTRQCVRHEGRGGGYRNEVLSLRVAEAVGSCAVEPGALADATVEECVGADVARLLGHELAPVRVAALDAYLSHALPHTPANGARPRPLPAGTSLEKSRARARAVAELIGAPDGGTVLVVGVVNSLLEALRARGLGYVPCDLKGGTTEWGEPVHTDALAHLDRCDALLVSGMTLGNGTFEPLREHALRAGKPLVMFAQTGSAVLPRLIGAGVSAVCAEPYPFFWLDGGPGAVHHYGGTGSGSGLAGHLAGGAS from the coding sequence GTGAGCGCGGCAGGCACCGCAGGCGCCGCGGGCTCGGTGGGCGCCGCGTCGTACGCCGACCTCGTCGAGCGCGTGCTCCGCGGCGAGTTCGGCCCCGACCCGCGCGAGCGGCGGGTCTCGGTGGCGTTCACGACGCGTCAGTGCGTACGCCACGAAGGGCGCGGCGGGGGCTACCGCAACGAGGTACTGAGTCTACGCGTCGCCGAGGCGGTGGGGTCGTGCGCCGTCGAACCGGGCGCGCTGGCGGACGCCACCGTCGAGGAGTGCGTCGGGGCTGACGTCGCCCGGCTGCTGGGGCACGAGCTGGCGCCGGTGCGGGTGGCCGCGCTGGACGCCTATCTGTCCCACGCGCTCCCCCACACCCCCGCCAACGGGGCGCGGCCCCGGCCGCTGCCCGCCGGCACCTCCCTGGAGAAGTCCCGGGCGCGGGCCCGCGCGGTGGCCGAGCTGATCGGCGCGCCCGACGGCGGCACCGTGCTCGTGGTGGGCGTGGTGAACTCGCTGCTGGAGGCGCTGCGGGCCCGCGGGCTCGGCTACGTCCCCTGCGACCTCAAGGGCGGCACCACGGAGTGGGGCGAGCCGGTGCACACCGACGCGCTGGCCCATCTCGACCGGTGCGACGCCCTCCTGGTGTCCGGGATGACCCTGGGCAACGGCACGTTCGAGCCGCTGCGCGAGCACGCGCTGCGGGCCGGCAAGCCGTTGGTGATGTTCGCCCAGACGGGCAGCGCGGTGCTGCCGCGCCTCATCGGGGCGGGCGTCAGCGCGGTGTGCGCGGAGCCGTACCCCTTCTTCTGGCTGGACGGGGGGCCCGGTGCGGTGCACCACTACGGCGGCACCGGCAGCGGCAGCGGTCTCGCCGGGCACCTCGCCGGAGGGGCTTCATGA
- a CDS encoding PLP-dependent cysteine synthase family protein: MTAAVLAPTGNRELLALLGRTPLARVTADLPCPQPGFWAKLEGLGVGGMKARAAVSMLRGAEERGELLPGAPVVESTSGTLGIGLAFAGQALGHPVVLVGDAELEPSMRQLLRAYGARLELVDRPAAEGGWQAARLARLRELLAGLPGAYWPDQYNNPDNQAGYASLAAELADRLDHLDVLVCSVGTGGHSAGIVGPLRRHWPALRLIGVDATGSTIFGQPARPRVMRGLGSSIHPRNVAYEAFDEVHWVGPAEAADACRRLARHAFVSGGWSTGAAALVAAWAARVHPGAVVATVFPDGPQRYLGSVYDDEFAAAHGLDPGSAAVRPVEIPHPRAVEATGWARCRTVTDPLAHRAAPPAPRLALPAADTTAHRAGPPAAALRATPAERATPPAPGTPPHHTTPPIPEGKP; the protein is encoded by the coding sequence ATGACCGCCGCCGTGCTCGCCCCGACGGGCAACCGGGAGCTGCTCGCCCTGCTGGGCCGGACGCCGCTCGCCCGCGTCACCGCCGATCTGCCCTGCCCGCAGCCGGGGTTCTGGGCGAAGCTGGAGGGGCTCGGTGTCGGCGGGATGAAGGCCCGGGCCGCCGTCTCGATGCTGCGCGGCGCCGAGGAACGGGGGGAACTGCTGCCCGGCGCGCCGGTCGTGGAGTCCACCTCCGGCACCCTGGGCATCGGGCTCGCCTTCGCCGGACAGGCCCTCGGCCATCCCGTCGTGCTGGTCGGCGACGCGGAACTGGAGCCGTCCATGCGGCAGCTGCTCCGCGCCTACGGCGCACGGCTGGAGCTGGTCGACCGGCCCGCCGCGGAGGGCGGCTGGCAGGCCGCCCGGCTGGCGAGACTGCGCGAGCTGCTCGCGGGGCTCCCCGGCGCGTACTGGCCCGACCAGTACAACAACCCGGACAACCAGGCCGGATACGCCTCCCTGGCCGCCGAACTCGCCGACCGGCTCGACCATCTGGACGTGCTGGTGTGCAGTGTGGGCACCGGCGGTCACAGCGCGGGCATCGTCGGCCCGCTCCGCCGCCACTGGCCGGCGCTGCGGCTGATCGGTGTGGACGCGACGGGGTCGACGATCTTCGGCCAGCCGGCCCGGCCGCGGGTGATGCGCGGGCTGGGCAGCAGCATCCATCCGCGCAACGTCGCCTACGAGGCGTTCGACGAAGTCCACTGGGTCGGTCCGGCGGAGGCCGCGGACGCGTGCCGTCGGCTGGCCAGGCACGCCTTCGTGAGCGGCGGCTGGAGCACGGGCGCCGCCGCGCTGGTGGCGGCCTGGGCCGCCCGCGTCCACCCCGGGGCCGTGGTCGCGACCGTCTTCCCGGACGGGCCGCAGCGCTACCTCGGCAGCGTCTACGACGACGAGTTCGCCGCCGCCCACGGTCTGGATCCGGGCTCCGCGGCCGTCCGGCCCGTCGAGATCCCGCATCCGCGCGCCGTCGAGGCCACCGGCTGGGCCCGGTGCCGCACGGTCACCGACCCCCTGGCCCACCGCGCCGCCCCACCGGCGCCCCGCCTCGCCCTGCCGGCCGCCGACACAACGGCGCACCGCGCCGGCCCACCCGCCGCGGCCCTCCGCGCCACACCGGCGGAACGCGCCACCCCACCGGCCCCCGGCACACCGCCGCACCACACCACCCCACCGATACCGGAAGGGAAACCGTGA
- a CDS encoding ATP-grasp domain-containing protein: MAHLLMVESWVGSMSRLLPRAVREAGHEFTFLTRDLHHYLRSAPEGTAHPLLAARHVLTADTNDTPALLPFAERAHAALGFDGVITSCDYYLPTAARIAERLGLPGSPPDAVEAACRKDATRRILADAGVPGPRFAVCADWADTAAAARGIGYPLVLKPVDLCAGMYVRRADDEEQLAAAYRALAGFPVNARGQRRVPVVLLEEFLDGPEVSVETVSSGGASRVVGVTDKSTGGAPAFVETGHMFPAALTPADAAAAGATALAALDALGLDTAVSHTEVKLTAGGPRVVEVNPRPAGNRITELVRHVTGIDLAAACVEVALGREPDLRPRETGLRSAAIAFLVPGAAGELEAVDGAEEVRGAPGLLELQLAEPGRAVEAAVSNNEYLGHVMAGDAGGTGARGRAEALLSALSPRVVGR; this comes from the coding sequence GTGGCGCATCTGCTGATGGTGGAAAGCTGGGTCGGATCGATGAGCAGGCTGCTGCCACGGGCCGTCCGGGAGGCGGGGCACGAGTTCACGTTCCTCACCCGGGACCTGCACCACTACCTGCGCTCCGCGCCGGAGGGCACGGCGCACCCGCTGCTCGCCGCGCGCCACGTACTGACGGCGGACACCAACGACACACCGGCGCTGCTGCCGTTCGCCGAGCGGGCGCACGCCGCGCTGGGCTTCGACGGTGTGATCACGTCCTGCGACTACTACCTGCCGACAGCCGCCCGGATCGCCGAGCGCCTCGGACTCCCCGGTTCGCCCCCGGACGCGGTGGAGGCCGCGTGCCGCAAGGACGCGACGCGGCGGATCCTGGCCGACGCCGGTGTGCCGGGCCCCCGGTTCGCGGTCTGCGCGGACTGGGCCGACACCGCCGCGGCGGCGCGCGGCATCGGCTACCCGCTGGTGCTCAAGCCGGTGGACCTGTGTGCCGGGATGTACGTCCGCCGGGCCGACGACGAGGAGCAACTGGCCGCCGCCTACCGGGCGCTGGCCGGATTCCCCGTCAACGCGCGGGGCCAGCGGCGCGTACCCGTGGTGCTCCTGGAGGAGTTCCTCGACGGGCCGGAGGTGAGCGTGGAGACCGTCTCCTCCGGCGGCGCCTCCCGGGTGGTCGGGGTGACCGACAAGAGCACGGGCGGGGCCCCGGCCTTCGTCGAGACCGGGCACATGTTCCCGGCGGCGCTCACCCCGGCGGACGCGGCGGCGGCCGGCGCGACGGCCCTCGCGGCCCTCGACGCGCTCGGCCTGGACACCGCCGTCTCGCACACCGAGGTCAAGCTCACGGCCGGCGGCCCCCGCGTCGTGGAGGTCAACCCCCGGCCCGCCGGGAACCGCATCACCGAACTCGTGCGGCACGTCACCGGCATCGATCTCGCCGCCGCCTGCGTCGAGGTGGCCCTCGGGCGGGAGCCCGATCTGCGCCCCCGGGAGACCGGGCTGCGCAGCGCGGCCATCGCCTTCCTCGTGCCCGGCGCCGCCGGGGAACTCGAAGCGGTCGACGGGGCGGAGGAGGTGCGCGGCGCGCCCGGCCTGCTGGAGCTGCAGCTCGCCGAGCCGGGCAGGGCGGTCGAGGCCGCCGTGAGCAACAACGAGTACCTCGGGCACGTGATGGCCGGCGACGCCGGCGGCACCGGAGCCCGCGGCCGGGCCGAGGCCCTGCTCTCCGCGCTCTCGCCCCGGGTCGTGGGCCGGTGA